CATTTTTGGTGGTGTTATTATGTTAGCTTACGGTATTATTTCATTTGTACAATTGAAAAAAGAACAAAAAATAAATACCGATCTTATTGACAAAGAAATTGTCAAAAAAAATTACATAAGTCTATTTGTAAAAGGATTTTTACTCAACTTTATCAACATAGGCGTTCTCGGTTTTTGGGTTGCCATTATTATATCTGTGGGACCAAAACTGGAGATGCAAACGTCTAGAATGATAACTTTTTTTATATCTGTAATATTGAGTTATTTAATCATTGATTGTTTTAAGATATTGTTAGCCAAACAATTAAAAACTAAACTTACACCAGTAAATATTCTTAAAATTAAAAAAGGAATAAGTGTAGTGATGATGGTTTTTGGGATAGTACTAATCACTCAAGGTTGGTTTCCTGAAGAAAAAGAATTGGTTAAAAAAGCATTTGAAAAAATAGAGAATAAGTAATTTTACAAAGGATATAATTATGAAATTTTTATACATTCTTATTATATTCTTTTCTTTTTCATTAAAAATTTTTGCGTGTGAATGCAATGTACCTTCGACTGTAGAGGAATTTACAACTTCTGACTATGTTTTTGAGGGTATAGTAGTATCTAAAAAATATAGTAAAGATTATTTAACTTATAAAATTACCTTTAAAATTCTTAAACATTACAAGAATGGTAACAACCCAAAAAATTTAAGTTTTGTTTTAACTTCTGAATCTAGATATACAAAAA
This portion of the Flavobacterium sp. CECT 9288 genome encodes:
- a CDS encoding LysE family translocator, translated to MVNDILAGIPWGIFLSFMIGPVFFILLETSIIKGFRAALVFDLGVVLGDIFFIAIAYLGSYRLIQSIKDQPALFIFGGVIMLAYGIISFVQLKKEQKINTDLIDKEIVKKNYISLFVKGFLLNFINIGVLGFWVAIIISVGPKLEMQTSRMITFFISVILSYLIIDCFKILLAKQLKTKLTPVNILKIKKGISVVMMVFGIVLITQGWFPEEKELVKKAFEKIENK